In Runella sp. SP2, the genomic window TGGTGGTAGCATCGGCTTCTTTAGCCACACGATACCAGTTGGGGTTAGGTAAAGTACCAGGCGAAACGGCTGTGACGGGCAAAGTCCCGTCAGGGTTTATGGCAGGTGCCAAAGGCGAGGAAACCAAGGCGCTGGTAAAAAGGCTACCCGAGGTAAAAGGGCCGCCGTCGGTGGGGCGTCCTGTGGTTACGGCCAAAACAGGCGCAACGTTTAACCCCATTCTTACCTTGTCGTTGAGTGTGTATTCGGTATTGATACGTGCATTGAAACGCTTGTAGTTTGAGTTGATCAAGACGCCGTCTTGGTTGAAAAAACTCATTACAGCCGAAGTGCTAAGTTTTTCTTTACCAGCTGTTAACGAAACGCTATAACTTTGAATAGGCGCCGTTCGGGTAATGAGCCGATACCAGTTAGTTCCTTCTCCATACTGCTCAGGGTTCTGAAATTCAGCGGGAACGGCGCGGTTGTTTTCGAGGTAAATATCCTTGCGGAATTGTGCCCATTCACGGGCCGACATCAGTTCAGGAATGCCGCGTTCTGGGATTTTTTGAAGTCCATAGAATGCATTCACATTGACTGAAGTTTGCCCAGATTTAGCGCGTTTGGTTGTAATCATCACCACGCCATTGCTGGCACGGGAGCCATACAAAGAGGTAGAGGCGGCATCTTTTAAGACACTAATGCTCTCAATTTCGTCGGGATTGAGAACGTTGATGTCGCCCGTAATTGGAAAGCCGTCCACCACATACAAAGGCTGATTTCCAGCGGTGATAGAAGCCTGACCGCGTATTCTGACCGACATTCCTTCACCAAGGCGGCCCGTGGTTTGAAGGATCTGTACCCCTGCAAGTTTTCCTTGTAGTTTCTGCGTCATTTGAGCGACAGGAATATCTTGTAACTCTTTGGTATTGAGGGTTTGAACGGCTCCCGTTACGGCTTTTTTACTTTGCGTACCATAACCCACTACCACCACTTCATTTAGCAGCTTGCTGGAGGGTTTGAGTATGATATCAATGTTCGTTCGCCGATTGACAGCGATTTCTTGTGACTCGTAGCTGATGGCACTAATGACCAAAATGGCATCGTCGGGGACTGAGAGCGAATAAGTGCCGTCTGCACCAGAAATTGTGCCTGTCGTAGAAGATTTGACAACTACTGATACGCCAGGGACAGACTTTCCTGCTTCATCCAGAATTTTGCCTTTTAGTAAGATGGCGTTCGTTTGCCCCAATATGGGAGCATAGTAAAATAAAAACAAAACAAACGAAAGACACCTTAAAAGATTTAAGGATAGAAATGGTTTCATGATGAGGGTTTTTTACTGTTATAAATCCAATTGTTTAGCTGAAAAGTGATAAATAGGTAGGGCAAATGTAGCATAGGCTGTATCCTTAGCTGTTATGAACTATCCTGATAAAACAAAAGAAAACGAAAGTTGGCTTTTAGGGTTTCTTTTAAAAGTACAATCGATGCCCTACCGAGTAATATTTGACTTTTTGTTGTAAAAAATAAAAATAAAACAAGCTATTGACTTATTTTATGCCTCGGGTATTAAGATGAGAATCAATAAAATATTGGAAAAGTTTTATTTTTAACAAAAGAAAAAATAAAAATTATATTTCGATTATTTTCTTTTTGTTTCTTTTGTTTTATGTTTGTGGCGAAGTTTTTTCCAAGTAATGTACCTAGTAATGGCTTTTTTGCCTGTGACATTACTTTTTTGTTTTCTTATTATTTCTTTTCTTTGGAGAGAAACTATCTGTTCAAATTCCTTAAAAAGTAACAAAATGCTTCCAAATCAAAGAAGAGAAAAAATATTAGAGCTGTTGTACGAGGACGGCTCTGCCAAAGTGGTGGATTTAGCACACTTGTTCAAAGTAACCGAAGTGACGATTCGGCAAGATTTAGAAAAGCTTGAAAAAGAGGGGATTGTGGTGCGCGAACACGGAGGGGCATATTTGAAAAGTGTGCGCGAACAAGTAAGCTCGTTTTCGTTGGCCCACCAAGAAAATATGGATAAAAAGGAAATCATTGCGGCCACCTGCCTCGACTATATCGACAACGGTGACACGATTATTTTGGATTCGGGAAGTACAACGACAGAAATCGCAAAAAAAATCAAAGGAAACCGCCGCCTGACAGTTATCACCAATGCCATGAACATTGGTTTGATGCTGGGAGCGGAACAAAACATCGAAGTGATTCTAACAGGAGGTGAATTTAAACCACCTACGTTGTCGCTGACGGGTCAGAAAGCCGCCGATTTTTTCAAAGGGATTCACGTCCAAAAATTGTTTTTAGCCACGGCAGGAATTTCGCTCAAAGCGGGACTTACCTACCCTAGTATCAGCGACTTAGTGGTAAAAAAAGCGATGATTGACGCCGCCGAAACTACCTACTTGGTTGCCGATTCGAGCAAGGTGGGAAAAAGTGCGTTTGCGAGCCTTGGAGCGTTGTCGCTGATTAATTATTTGATTACTGATAATGGCATAGAAGATGCTCATTTACAGCTTTTTAAGCAAAATGACATTGAAGTGATTATTGCGAAATAACGGTCAAGGCTGAAGCCCTTAATAAAGGAAATATCGGGTTATCCCCATGCTAAACAAACTCTCCTCTAACTACGCCCTTCAGGGCGTGGAAAAGAAGGTCAAGATAATTAAGAAGGGCTTCAGCCCTGACAAACCTCATTTAAAAAGAATTGATAGAAAATGGCAAGTATTGGTATCATCATCGGAAACAGGGATTTTTTTCCAGATAGTTTGGTAGAAAAGGCAAGAACCGAAATCATCGATGTTTTTGCGAAGTTGAAACTTACCCCTATCCTTTTGGACAGCAACGACACCAAACTGGGCGGAGTAGAGACGTTTAAAGAAGCCCAAAAATGTGCCGATTTGTTCAAAGCTCACCGCGAAGAAATCAGCGGAATTTTGGTCCTTTTACCCAACTTCGGTGATGAAAAAGGCGTGGCAGATACGCTGAAATTAGCCAACCTGAACGTTCCTGTGTTGGTTCAAGCCTACCCCGATGAGT contains:
- a CDS encoding DeoR/GlpR family DNA-binding transcription regulator — encoded protein: MLPNQRREKILELLYEDGSAKVVDLAHLFKVTEVTIRQDLEKLEKEGIVVREHGGAYLKSVREQVSSFSLAHQENMDKKEIIAATCLDYIDNGDTIILDSGSTTTEIAKKIKGNRRLTVITNAMNIGLMLGAEQNIEVILTGGEFKPPTLSLTGQKAADFFKGIHVQKLFLATAGISLKAGLTYPSISDLVVKKAMIDAAETTYLVADSSKVGKSAFASLGALSLINYLITDNGIEDAHLQLFKQNDIEVIIAK